One region of Haloprofundus salilacus genomic DNA includes:
- a CDS encoding GNAT family N-acetyltransferase, with protein sequence MPGPIFLRGERVELRTVEKGDVDFLQRLVNDPEVWSTLGASRPKNRQQETEWLESVGDDGDDQFLVCVDGDPVGVVGMQSNETWGNAELGYMITPEAWGNGYCTDAVRTVARYAFEERRMHKVVAEAYDHNVGSQRVLEKAGFTLEGTHREEAYVGGEYRDLLHYGLLEDEFEA encoded by the coding sequence ATGCCCGGACCGATCTTTCTCCGAGGCGAACGCGTCGAACTTCGGACCGTCGAAAAGGGAGACGTCGACTTCCTGCAGCGACTCGTCAACGACCCGGAGGTGTGGTCGACGCTCGGAGCCTCGCGGCCGAAGAACCGCCAGCAGGAGACGGAGTGGCTGGAGTCCGTCGGCGACGACGGCGACGACCAGTTTCTCGTCTGCGTCGACGGCGATCCGGTCGGCGTGGTCGGAATGCAGTCGAACGAGACATGGGGGAACGCCGAACTCGGCTACATGATAACGCCGGAGGCGTGGGGCAACGGCTACTGCACCGACGCCGTCCGGACGGTGGCGCGCTACGCGTTCGAGGAGCGCCGGATGCACAAAGTCGTCGCCGAGGCGTACGACCACAACGTTGGCTCGCAGCGTGTGCTCGAAAAAGCCGGGTTCACGCTCGAAGGAACGCACCGAGAAGAGGCGTACGTCGGCGGCGAGTATCGCGACTTGCTGCACTACGGACTGCTCGAAGACGAGTTCGAGGCGTGA
- a CDS encoding histidine kinase N-terminal 7TM domain-containing protein, translating to MVSLTAPIALLLLSGAVCTLVAVAVSSAADGYSGRVRYPFAALSATGTVWAVSYAALLLAPTRSEMVPWFRLVLACTALVSTLWFVFVLAYAGHERFGTRELTAALAVEPLVVVGFATTGSSLLVRDTVVEAAAGYTTLALVPGPLYTAHVLYSFLLNAVALALLARLFVRSKGVYRKQVVVLVLAALIPLVSALPTVLDIGPALDFTPMTFWLNNGLILLALLRYRLLDVVPGAHSHLFERLDDGIVILDPDRHVVEMNRAACSALGFERTPVGVPAATVLPRASAVLSLLDDDEDHVELVVDDGTERRILDATAAADGPNGSAILVFRDITERRHAERQFRALIENSHDIVVVLDAAANFEYVSPSMEAVMGYEPSEHVHEHPFDYIHPDDREQAMTVLQRAMASGTPERAEYRYRHVDGTWRTFEAVGVSLLDDPAVEGIVISARDVTERQQYEQRLRVLNRVLRHDLRNDMNVVLGYADLLRENPSAPEVHEYARKIHHRAASLVDLADRTRFVDRTLNRAPEEFGAVDVARLVNEELAAARRNHPDATFSASASGEHWVRGDDRIRVAIGNLLENAVEHSDQESPTVDVGVETTVVDDSGTIVEVSVADDGPGIPDVERSVLESGVETPLEHGSGVGLWLASWIATEADGDLGFAENDPRGTVATLRLRGATPESEECERDTENEECEETVGSVSRSED from the coding sequence ATGGTCTCCCTCACCGCTCCCATCGCGCTGCTGCTGCTCTCCGGAGCTGTATGTACGCTCGTCGCTGTCGCGGTTTCGAGCGCCGCGGACGGCTACTCGGGGAGGGTTCGGTACCCGTTCGCGGCGCTGTCGGCGACGGGGACCGTCTGGGCGGTTTCGTACGCCGCACTCCTTCTGGCGCCGACGCGGTCCGAGATGGTGCCGTGGTTCCGACTCGTGCTCGCCTGTACGGCGCTCGTCTCGACGCTTTGGTTCGTCTTCGTCCTCGCCTACGCGGGGCACGAGCGGTTCGGGACGCGCGAACTCACCGCTGCGCTCGCGGTCGAACCGCTCGTCGTCGTCGGATTCGCCACGACCGGGAGTTCGCTCCTCGTCCGCGACACCGTCGTCGAAGCAGCGGCCGGATACACCACGCTTGCGCTGGTCCCCGGCCCGCTGTACACCGCGCACGTTCTCTACTCGTTCCTGTTGAACGCGGTGGCGCTCGCGCTGCTCGCCCGACTTTTCGTGCGGTCGAAGGGCGTCTACCGCAAACAGGTGGTCGTGCTGGTGCTGGCGGCGCTCATCCCGCTCGTGAGCGCCCTGCCGACGGTTCTCGACATCGGTCCCGCGCTCGACTTCACGCCGATGACGTTCTGGCTGAACAACGGTCTCATCCTCCTCGCACTGCTTCGGTATCGCCTCCTGGACGTGGTCCCCGGCGCGCACTCGCACCTGTTCGAGCGACTCGACGACGGCATCGTCATTCTCGACCCCGACCGTCACGTCGTCGAGATGAACCGCGCGGCCTGCAGTGCGCTCGGATTCGAGCGTACTCCCGTCGGCGTGCCCGCGGCAACCGTCCTCCCGAGGGCGTCGGCGGTGCTCTCGCTACTCGACGACGACGAGGACCACGTCGAACTCGTCGTCGACGACGGAACCGAGCGTCGAATCCTCGACGCGACGGCGGCGGCGGACGGGCCGAACGGAAGCGCGATTCTCGTCTTCCGTGACATCACCGAACGCCGCCACGCCGAGCGACAGTTCCGTGCGCTCATCGAGAACTCCCACGACATCGTCGTCGTGCTCGACGCGGCGGCGAACTTCGAGTACGTCAGCCCCTCAATGGAGGCGGTGATGGGCTACGAGCCCAGCGAACACGTCCACGAACATCCGTTCGACTACATCCACCCCGACGACCGCGAGCAGGCGATGACGGTGCTGCAGCGCGCGATGGCGTCCGGTACCCCCGAGCGCGCCGAGTACCGGTACCGCCACGTCGACGGCACCTGGCGGACGTTCGAGGCCGTCGGCGTCAGCCTGCTCGACGACCCGGCGGTGGAGGGTATCGTCATCAGCGCACGTGACGTGACTGAGCGTCAGCAGTACGAGCAACGACTCCGCGTGTTGAACCGCGTGCTCCGGCACGACTTGCGAAACGACATGAACGTCGTCCTCGGGTACGCCGACTTGCTCCGCGAGAACCCGAGCGCGCCGGAGGTGCACGAGTACGCGCGGAAGATTCACCACCGGGCGGCGTCACTCGTCGATCTCGCCGACCGTACGCGGTTTGTCGACCGGACGCTCAACCGAGCGCCCGAGGAGTTCGGTGCAGTCGATGTCGCGAGACTGGTCAACGAGGAGCTCGCCGCCGCGCGCCGAAACCACCCCGATGCGACGTTCTCCGCCAGCGCCTCCGGCGAGCACTGGGTTCGCGGCGACGACCGGATCCGCGTCGCCATCGGAAACCTCCTTGAGAACGCGGTCGAACACAGCGACCAGGAGTCACCCACAGTCGACGTCGGCGTCGAAACTACTGTCGTCGACGACAGCGGGACGATCGTCGAGGTCTCCGTCGCCGACGACGGTCCCGGCATCCCGGACGTAGAGCGGAGCGTGCTCGAATCGGGCGTCGAGACGCCGCTCGAACACGGCAGCGGCGTCGGTCTCTGGCTCGCGAGTTGGATCGCCACCGAGGCCGACGGCGACCTCGGATTCGCCGAGAACGATCCGCGGGGAACCGTTGCCACGCTTCGCCTCCGCGGGGCGACGCCGGAGAGCGAGGAATGCGAGAGAGACACTGAGAACGAGGAATGCGAAGAAACCGTCGGCAGCGTGTCTCGATCCGAGGACTAA